In Altererythrobacter rubellus, the following are encoded in one genomic region:
- a CDS encoding response regulator, with the protein MTYLEGARGALSKQVGDQRLKLFLGLTLALIASTAVLWFATGEVLLVLAYALGLAVLLAGGLAFQRMQAAPETEALGIPDWSVTVAAIEQPGEAVAITDRANRLTCANSAYIEWFGLDSALPNLALTRASQEEMLRLIRQAWRDGSAHSDRLEGLDIERQWKVTAQRVGRGDDHLIWRFRKIETEIADPLASYDVTGAFGRMLAKAGIEAAITAPDGTIKNASAGFARRAAGDEKTTLAGQDFVSFLRSDDRDRIFFSREGRSGTPQTLIHIPLDDPNDERALGPDEVPSLMLLIDAGVGIGGGWENSSQGTAQLERLLGQLPLGLAMTDRDGRFLFGNQAFLRAVNRDELGLPAFPTDLVVRDDKAALSDAVRRHGRGPSTSGNMAIRLASAPDNTVSLGLAGVRGMGNASVLLSLTDSSQETQLKRQVAQATKMQAVGQLAGGVAHDFNNVLTAIIGTCDLMLLRHTPGDSDYDDIQQIQQNSNRAASLTRQLLAFSRQQTLRPEILQLPDVVSEVGPLITRLLGEKIKYSIKHDRDLGVVRADPQQLEQVIMNLAVNARDAINMHRGGTGKISLTTQRVNMREVEQMGSEILPVANYTVLVIEDTGGGIPEEVMPKLFEPFFTTKEQGKGTGLGLSTAYGIVKQSGGFLFADNVKGTGGRTIGARFTMYLPVHEGPMAPAPEAPVEVPSSEWSGGGRILLVEDEDMVRAVAERALTRAGYDVTACDDGEVGLSAITSGGEFDVIVSDVVMPGMDGPTMARVIRETHPDLPVLFMSGYAEEQLRKDIDIPKMYFLPKPFSVQQIGDKVADVMRGSARK; encoded by the coding sequence ATGACATATCTGGAGGGCGCGCGGGGGGCGCTTTCGAAACAGGTCGGAGATCAGCGTTTGAAGCTCTTCTTGGGCCTGACTCTCGCGCTCATCGCGAGCACTGCCGTACTATGGTTCGCAACGGGCGAAGTACTGTTGGTTCTGGCCTATGCGCTGGGGCTTGCCGTCCTGCTTGCCGGCGGTTTGGCCTTTCAGAGGATGCAAGCTGCGCCCGAAACTGAAGCGCTTGGGATTCCCGACTGGTCCGTCACCGTCGCTGCTATTGAACAGCCGGGCGAAGCTGTTGCGATAACAGACCGCGCCAATCGTCTTACTTGTGCCAATTCGGCTTACATCGAATGGTTCGGGTTGGATTCAGCGCTACCAAACCTTGCTCTGACACGTGCAAGCCAAGAGGAAATGCTGCGTTTGATCCGTCAAGCATGGCGCGATGGATCTGCCCATTCGGATCGGCTGGAAGGGCTGGATATCGAACGCCAATGGAAAGTGACAGCCCAACGCGTCGGTCGCGGCGATGATCATCTGATTTGGCGTTTCCGAAAGATCGAGACCGAAATTGCCGATCCGCTGGCAAGTTATGACGTAACCGGTGCGTTCGGGCGAATGCTGGCAAAGGCCGGGATTGAAGCGGCGATCACCGCGCCCGACGGGACGATCAAAAATGCAAGTGCCGGCTTTGCACGCCGCGCCGCCGGGGACGAGAAGACTACGTTGGCTGGACAAGACTTCGTTTCGTTCCTGCGCTCGGATGATCGAGACCGGATATTCTTCTCTCGAGAGGGACGAAGCGGCACGCCGCAGACGCTCATTCATATTCCGCTGGATGATCCCAATGACGAGCGAGCCCTAGGTCCTGACGAAGTACCTTCGCTGATGCTACTCATCGATGCAGGAGTCGGGATTGGCGGCGGATGGGAAAATTCTTCCCAAGGTACAGCCCAGTTGGAAAGGTTGCTTGGGCAATTGCCGCTTGGCTTGGCGATGACGGATCGAGATGGCCGTTTCTTGTTCGGCAATCAGGCATTCCTAAGGGCCGTCAACCGCGATGAACTGGGACTACCCGCATTCCCGACCGATCTGGTTGTGCGTGATGACAAAGCGGCATTGTCTGATGCGGTGCGCCGCCATGGGCGAGGCCCATCAACTAGTGGGAACATGGCAATCAGGCTCGCTAGCGCGCCTGATAATACGGTCTCATTGGGACTGGCTGGCGTTCGGGGGATGGGTAATGCATCAGTCTTGCTTAGCTTGACCGATTCCAGTCAGGAAACACAGCTCAAGCGGCAAGTCGCACAAGCGACAAAGATGCAAGCCGTGGGTCAGCTCGCTGGCGGCGTTGCGCACGACTTTAACAATGTGCTCACCGCAATCATTGGTACCTGTGATCTGATGCTGCTCCGCCACACGCCCGGCGACAGCGATTATGATGATATCCAGCAGATCCAGCAAAACTCCAACCGTGCAGCTTCCCTGACGCGCCAGTTGCTCGCCTTCTCTCGCCAACAAACCCTTCGCCCCGAGATACTGCAATTGCCCGATGTGGTGAGCGAAGTTGGTCCGCTGATCACCCGGCTGTTAGGCGAAAAGATCAAGTATAGCATCAAACATGACCGCGATCTGGGTGTGGTGCGGGCTGACCCGCAGCAACTTGAGCAAGTGATCATGAATCTGGCGGTGAATGCGCGCGATGCGATCAACATGCACCGCGGAGGGACTGGAAAAATCTCTCTGACCACGCAGCGTGTCAACATGCGCGAGGTCGAGCAGATGGGGTCTGAAATCCTGCCCGTGGCCAACTATACCGTTCTGGTTATTGAGGACACTGGTGGCGGCATTCCGGAAGAGGTGATGCCCAAGCTGTTCGAGCCATTCTTTACAACCAAAGAGCAAGGCAAGGGCACAGGGCTTGGGCTTTCGACAGCTTACGGTATCGTAAAGCAGTCAGGTGGGTTTTTGTTCGCGGACAATGTCAAAGGCACTGGCGGGCGCACGATCGGCGCGCGCTTCACAATGTACCTGCCAGTGCACGAAGGACCCATGGCGCCTGCGCCAGAAGCTCCGGTCGAAGTTCCATCGAGCGAGTGGTCCGGCGGAGGCCGCATCCTGCTGGTTGAAGACGAAGACATGGTGCGCGCAGTTGCGGAACGTGCGCTCACGCGCGCCGGATATGATGTGACCGCATGTGATGATGGCGAGGTCGGCCTTTCTGCGATCACATCAGGCGGCGAGTTCGATGTGATTGTGAGTGACGTTGTGATGCCTGGGATGGACGGGCCAACTATGGCGCGCGTCATTCGTGAAACGCATCCGGACCTGCCGGTACTGTTCATGTCGGGCTATGCCGAGGAGCAGTTGCGCAAGGATATCGATATCCCGAAGATGTATTTTCTGCCAAAGCCATTCAGCGTGCAGCAGATCGGCGACAAGGTTGCCGATGTCATGCGAGGGTCCGCGCGCAAATAG
- a CDS encoding DUF2062 domain-containing protein has translation MATRSKTWLADKLKSHFPDREELASNRYLAPIAHRFLSPELWRFTRRSVPRGVALGLFAAFIVPIGQIFLAAFLALPFRANMPLAAAVTFVTNPFTLPFWLVIANRVGNFTLAIDAATTGVATEGMAADQFAWLAEFWQLAGVTAFGFVVLAVVSAAMGYLIAGGTWRVMVARRRTKRLRRMEARLDERLGAQQG, from the coding sequence ATGGCGACACGTTCAAAAACCTGGTTGGCAGATAAGCTGAAGTCACACTTCCCAGATCGGGAAGAATTGGCCAGCAATCGCTATCTGGCTCCCATAGCGCATCGGTTTTTGTCGCCTGAGTTGTGGCGCTTTACGCGCCGTTCTGTGCCGCGCGGCGTCGCGCTTGGGCTGTTTGCCGCATTTATCGTGCCCATCGGACAAATCTTCCTGGCTGCATTTCTGGCGTTGCCTTTCAGAGCAAACATGCCGCTTGCGGCCGCGGTCACATTTGTCACGAACCCGTTCACTCTCCCGTTCTGGCTGGTAATTGCCAATCGGGTTGGCAATTTTACGCTCGCGATTGATGCTGCGACTACCGGGGTTGCAACCGAAGGTATGGCCGCTGACCAGTTCGCATGGCTTGCGGAGTTCTGGCAGCTCGCGGGTGTAACGGCATTCGGATTTGTGGTGCTTGCAGTCGTGTCGGCTGCGATGGGTTATCTGATCGCAGGCGGCACTTGGCGCGTGATGGTTGCGCGCCGTCGCACGAAGCGATTGCGCCGGATGGAAGCACGGCTAGATGAGCGGCTGGGAGCGCAACAGGGATGA
- the smpB gene encoding SsrA-binding protein SmpB, whose translation MARPKPETFDKHNIVADNRRAKFDYAIEDKFEAGLALQGTEVKALRAGQATIAESYAEVRDGEVWLINANIPEYSHGNRLNHEPKRPRKLLLSAREINKLFGAVERKGMTLIPMSMYFNKTGRAKVELALGKGRKAQDKRDYIKDRDWKRDKARLMREKG comes from the coding sequence ATGGCTCGCCCGAAACCTGAAACCTTCGACAAGCACAATATCGTCGCTGACAATCGTCGCGCGAAGTTTGACTATGCCATCGAGGATAAGTTTGAAGCCGGTTTGGCGCTTCAAGGCACGGAAGTGAAGGCTCTGCGTGCGGGTCAGGCGACGATCGCCGAGAGCTACGCTGAGGTTCGCGATGGTGAGGTTTGGCTGATCAACGCCAACATTCCCGAATACAGCCACGGCAATCGCCTCAACCACGAGCCGAAGCGTCCGCGAAAACTGCTGTTATCGGCGCGTGAGATCAACAAATTGTTTGGTGCGGTCGAACGCAAGGGCATGACATTGATCCCGATGTCGATGTACTTCAACAAGACTGGCCGCGCGAAGGTAGAGCTGGCGCTGGGCAAAGGGCGCAAGGCGCAAGACAAGCGTGACTATATCAAGGACCGCGATTGGAAACGCGACAAGGCGCGATTGATGCGCGAAAAAGGCTGA
- a CDS encoding succinylglutamate desuccinylase/aspartoacylase family protein has protein sequence MGEAEQNEFEIGGHHVPACSSSDISIPITTLATGYSSMLSVRVFHGAEPGPTVFVSGAVHGDEIVGTAVIQHLAQQIDPSRLSGTVLLVPVTNIFGFLNRSRYLPDRRDLNRSFPGSVSGSLASQLAQVFFSEVVQRASLGIDIHTAAVHRYNLPQIRIDKGNPRLVKLAMAFGAPVIIESPLREGSLRSKAKEEGVDMLLLEAGEALRFDNLSIETGVAGVLRVLAHLGMIDADDGLAGVSVPARSNKSTWVRSTRGGVAHPAKTSGDPVRKGDLLATVAGLLGEEPEAVISPIDGIIIGHATLPVVHQGDALFHIAEVSHPEQVGAQIDSIKEAIRASEPEGLAEVLLDEDEVL, from the coding sequence ATGGGCGAAGCAGAGCAGAACGAGTTCGAGATTGGCGGGCATCATGTCCCGGCATGTAGCTCCTCTGACATTTCCATACCGATCACTACCTTGGCGACTGGATATTCATCGATGTTGTCCGTTCGCGTTTTTCATGGTGCGGAGCCTGGTCCGACCGTATTCGTCAGCGGCGCTGTTCATGGTGACGAGATTGTCGGCACGGCTGTGATCCAGCATCTGGCGCAACAGATTGATCCCAGCAGGCTTTCCGGAACCGTTCTGCTCGTGCCGGTCACGAATATCTTCGGGTTTCTCAATCGGTCACGCTACCTGCCTGACAGGCGCGATCTCAACCGCTCGTTCCCGGGCAGCGTAAGCGGCTCACTCGCTTCGCAGTTGGCTCAGGTTTTCTTCTCGGAAGTGGTACAACGCGCATCGCTCGGGATCGACATACATACCGCCGCTGTACACCGGTATAATCTGCCACAGATCCGTATCGACAAAGGAAACCCCCGCCTGGTCAAGCTGGCGATGGCATTTGGTGCGCCGGTGATCATCGAGAGCCCATTGCGCGAAGGTTCCTTGCGATCCAAAGCCAAGGAAGAAGGCGTGGATATGCTTCTACTTGAGGCGGGTGAAGCGCTGAGGTTTGACAATCTATCAATCGAAACGGGGGTAGCCGGAGTTTTGAGAGTTCTGGCACATCTGGGAATGATCGACGCCGATGATGGGCTCGCAGGGGTCAGTGTGCCCGCCCGTTCGAACAAGTCCACCTGGGTCCGGTCGACACGCGGCGGCGTAGCGCATCCCGCGAAAACTTCAGGCGATCCGGTGCGCAAGGGGGACTTGCTCGCAACTGTCGCAGGGCTGTTGGGAGAAGAACCAGAGGCCGTCATAAGTCCAATCGACGGAATCATTATCGGACACGCGACTCTGCCAGTGGTGCATCAGGGAGACGCGCTGTTCCATATCGCAGAAGTGTCCCACCCGGAGCAAGTCGGTGCTCAGATAGACTCGATTAAAGAAGCGATCCGCGCGAGCGAACCGGAAGGTCTGGCTGAAGTTCTGCTCGACGAAGACGAAGTGCTCTAG
- the dapA gene encoding 4-hydroxy-tetrahydrodipicolinate synthase — protein sequence MFSGSIPALVTPFRGGQFDEGAFRRLVDWQIEQGSSALVPCGTTGEASTLSNAEHHRVIEVCIEQAAGRVPIIAGCGSNDTRNALLHMNFSKKAGAAAGLCVAPYYNRPSQRGLIAHFSFLSENSDLPIVLYNVPGRTVTDIEDETVVELVRKYPERIVAIKDASGDLSRVADHRMGIGREFCQLSGNDELWLPHSAAGGKGAISVTANVAPALCVEFHEAIAANELKRARELNDKLFPLHYAMFSDASPAPVKYALSRVHDWVEPTVRLPLVECSDEAKRQVDEALEIAGLI from the coding sequence ATGTTCTCTGGCTCAATACCGGCTCTGGTTACACCATTTCGCGGTGGACAATTTGATGAAGGGGCCTTTCGCCGCCTGGTCGATTGGCAAATCGAGCAGGGCAGCTCGGCATTGGTGCCATGCGGAACAACCGGTGAAGCATCGACTCTTTCGAATGCAGAGCATCACCGGGTGATCGAAGTTTGCATAGAGCAAGCAGCGGGCCGTGTTCCGATTATCGCCGGCTGCGGATCGAATGATACGCGCAACGCGTTGCTGCATATGAATTTTTCCAAGAAGGCCGGCGCTGCCGCGGGGCTTTGCGTTGCGCCTTACTATAATCGCCCGAGCCAACGCGGGCTGATTGCCCATTTCAGCTTTCTTTCGGAAAACAGCGACTTGCCGATTGTTCTTTACAATGTGCCGGGCCGCACCGTGACAGATATCGAAGATGAAACGGTGGTCGAACTGGTGCGCAAATACCCGGAGCGGATCGTGGCGATCAAGGATGCGAGTGGAGACCTGTCTCGAGTCGCTGATCACCGCATGGGCATCGGGCGCGAATTCTGTCAGCTTTCAGGCAATGACGAACTGTGGCTGCCGCATTCGGCTGCTGGCGGCAAAGGTGCGATTTCGGTGACCGCCAATGTTGCCCCGGCGCTGTGCGTGGAGTTTCATGAAGCGATTGCAGCCAATGAATTGAAGCGCGCGCGCGAGCTGAACGACAAGCTGTTCCCGCTGCATTATGCAATGTTCAGCGATGCTTCGCCGGCGCCAGTGAAGTATGCGCTCAGCCGCGTGCACGACTGGGTTGAGCCGACCGTGCGCCTGCCATTGGTGGAATGCTCGGATGAGGCCAAGCGGCAGGTCGATGAAGCGCTGGAAATCGCCGGATTGATCTAG